The Ascaphus truei isolate aAscTru1 chromosome 3, aAscTru1.hap1, whole genome shotgun sequence genome includes a region encoding these proteins:
- the LOC142491010 gene encoding uncharacterized protein LOC142491010 isoform X2 has protein sequence MYSITMENTDTVEAKSNKERTASKIMRGKQSKNLREERASPVDQRLAIPELRGSWMSRGHGSAPHLETNPDCESTYVDPLSSDYCNFAFGSASPYGNVFHSEYQCIESADESDIYENTRIGQRKESDNDYATGDFDAAAFLEKNYDV, from the exons ATGTATTCAA taACGATGGAGAACACGGATACAGTAGAAGCTAAATCTAATAA GGAGCGCACTGCCAGCAAAATAATGCGTGGGAAACAGTCAAAAAATCTCAGAGAGGAAAGag CTAGCCCGGTGGACCAGCGGCTCGCCATTCCTGAGTTACGAGGTTCATGGATGTCGAGAGGCCACGGATCAGCTCCCCATTTAG AAACCAATCCAGATTGTGAGTCGACCTATGT TGATCCTCTTTCATCAGATTACTGTAATTTTG CTTTTGGGAGTGCCTCTCCCTATGGAAACGTCTTCCACTCAGAATATCAATGCATTGAATCAG CTGATGAATCGGACATTTATGAAAATACCCGGATTGGACAAAGAAAAGAATCGG ACAATGACTACGCAACTGGTGATTTTGATGCTGCAGCTTTCTTAGAAAAG AATTACGACGTGTAA
- the LOC142491010 gene encoding uncharacterized protein LOC142491010 isoform X1, which translates to MSHNEIWFAVASIMVLGTLLTLCLCCRYSKNSNKKVKYTSQHDVPKNLKRGNTLSMYSITMENTDTVEAKSNKERTASKIMRGKQSKNLREERASPVDQRLAIPELRGSWMSRGHGSAPHLETNPDCESTYVDPLSSDYCNFAFGSASPYGNVFHSEYQCIESADESDIYENTRIGQRKESDNDYATGDFDAAAFLEKNYDV; encoded by the exons ATGTCTCACAATGAAATATGGTTTGCCGTTGCCTCCATAATGGTACTTGGAACTTTGCTGACTTTGTGCCTATGCTGCAGATACTCTA AAAACTCAAACAAGAAAGTCAAGTACACCAGCCAACATGACGT GCCAAAAAATCTAAAAAGAGGCAATACATTAAGCATGTATTCAA taACGATGGAGAACACGGATACAGTAGAAGCTAAATCTAATAA GGAGCGCACTGCCAGCAAAATAATGCGTGGGAAACAGTCAAAAAATCTCAGAGAGGAAAGag CTAGCCCGGTGGACCAGCGGCTCGCCATTCCTGAGTTACGAGGTTCATGGATGTCGAGAGGCCACGGATCAGCTCCCCATTTAG AAACCAATCCAGATTGTGAGTCGACCTATGT TGATCCTCTTTCATCAGATTACTGTAATTTTG CTTTTGGGAGTGCCTCTCCCTATGGAAACGTCTTCCACTCAGAATATCAATGCATTGAATCAG CTGATGAATCGGACATTTATGAAAATACCCGGATTGGACAAAGAAAAGAATCGG ACAATGACTACGCAACTGGTGATTTTGATGCTGCAGCTTTCTTAGAAAAG AATTACGACGTGTAA